The genomic DNA AACAATGTTTCAAAATATCCAGAGATGTCTTCCACGAGAGGGTTTGGATGAGCATTTTGTTATACACACGGTAACTTTCAACTTTGTTCAAGTTCTAAACTTTGGCTGTTGTTTTTTCATGTTACCCTTTGGTTTTACTTCTAAACTCTTTATTGTATCAGTCATTGTAATCATAATAGGAACAGTTCTAAAAATGTTCTCCAGTCAGCATGCTTTTCAAATTAGAACCAGAGGCAAATGGAACAAAATCTTGGTTAAAACTTTTTATCATCTGGAATTAATatctttgattaaatttattttgcaGGATGGAATTAACATCTTGGCAGTTAATTATGGTTCTCCTGGGGCATGTCCATATCCTCGGCAAATGAAACTTGTAAGTTAGGATCAAACCTTTTCATCCTGGTTTTTTTGTCAATGAACCCTATTTTTGAGGATGGAAATAGTTTTGTTGAATTAGCTTACCTTAATCCAGTGGCTTTTGTTATTTGTATTTTCAGCCTGGAAAATGGTCGTTTAACTCTCACACAGTTTTGAAGAATAGTGAGCAGGCACCAAGGTGATTCTTTTGCATTTGTTCTTTTTTCAATATATGTTCAGATTCTGACTTGATCTAGTTTCTTAAACTCTTACAgaatgtttttaattatttcaacatCTGTTAGTGGAAAATGGCGAATCTTATTATAGAGTTCCCAGTGCATTTGATATCAATTCTGTTCATTTCGGATGTTTCCTAAGGATGGATAGAAATGCGGCAATTGGCATTTGATCTGATAATATTTATAGCTTTATCattatgtttttatttggtgAAAAATCATTATGTTGATCATCAGGTCTTTGTGAATGCCCTATaagttaatattttattgctgAATGTTTCCTCAGAGCTCCAGTGTTTGCTGAGGAGATTCTTGGGGTTGGGGGTGAGGTAGGAGAAGGTGAAATTGTACCACCACCAGAAAGGTCGTTTTGGGCTAAATATGTGAGTATCAACAGAATTAATTGTCATCATAGCTTTCTTCTGTTAATTGTGTTCATAGTAtcgaaaaaataaatttttgacCTTACATAAATGTTAACAGTGGATGTACCTGATCCCTCTTGGGCTCATTGTCATGAATGCGATTACTCAAGCAATGAACATGGCAGAGGAGGGTGCTGGTCAGCCAGCAGGCCAAGCTCAGCAGCCGGCTGCAATGCAGCGTGGGTCAAGTTCCGCTGTGCGAAGAAGATAGTCGGTTTGCTCATTTCTGTTTAACAATGTGGCGGCAACTCAAGTAAATGACATTTTAGGTTCGACCTTTTGATTGTATTAATCCCATGGGGACCAACACGAGGTcgtaaatttttagtagttttgTTATAATTTGCAATAGATATTGGAAGGTTGAATTGGTGGAGATTTCGGGATTAGAATGGTAGAGAATTGTGCAGGTATTTTCCTAACTTACTGTGCTGATTGACGCTTGATAGAAAGTAAAGAAATAACTGTCACAATGATACTGCAAGCTATTAACTGTAACCATTGTTGGTAACTTCATGAATTTGGCAGAAACAATTGGCATTGCTCGGAACCTGAAAGTAGTTACTAATTATCAGTGGCGCCGGAAGTTTAGGAAGTGTTGTCGGCCACCATGGAGGCTCATAGAGGAAGGCCTCTTGCCAACACCCTGTCTATCAAACACCATTCCAGTCCATTCACTTGATcatcttctttcttcaactccaaaaCACTCAAGACGAATAGATGTCtctaaggtaccgtttggtacgtgggaaggggcggaacagagtgggacaaggtgttccgtcccacgtttggtgcgcctaaaacgggtggaacgggctgttccacgggacgagttttggatgaattttcgttccacctcacccccctggaacgactcgttccacatccgtggaacacaaaattataacctctccgtctccttcttcctccttgtttccatccgagggcatctttgctcccgctccgctccgttccgtcctgtcccgtcccgttccgtctcattccgttccgtcccgtcccatctgcataccaaacgatacctaatGGACCATCTCCACCTAGATGGTTTAACAACTGGCACAACCCCATAACCTTGCCCCGGCTCTCACCCAGGCACTTACTAGTTCCAGCTGCTTCTCCAACCATATCTTTAGGCTCGGGAATGAAATGACAAAAGTATTTCTGATGATCGATGTTGGTAATGTGGTTGCCGCAACCCGACCACTACAACATTCCATTGTAGATCATACTTGCAGCTGAATGGAAACCAGTACTCGGCATTAAAGATTTAACTCTTTCCACTCACCCGTCTGAGAAGAGAACATCTCCACGTTGAATTCAAAGGGTGTAAAACTGCTCAGAAGGGAATTCGCACCACCCTGCACCTGTACTCGGCATTAATCATCATGTCACTACTACCAGTAGTATTCGTACCTTTAAAACAGTAGGGATCAAAGATGAATCCCACTTTTACTGTCTTGTGGGATCGAGGGGCGGGAGGAAGAACAACCCATTGCTTGGTGTATGGATTGCAAATGTTGTAATCGCGATGTTTATACTCCATTGTGCAGCACAAAACGAAGTCAATGTACATGGCTACAATAGCTGGACCATCATTGTCGTCATCACCTAACACAAGTGCAGGCTCGCCGTCTTCACATTTAGGCGCATCTTGAGAACAAGGGAGGAAACTCAAGGACAACCCGCGTGATTTAAGGCCTGGAAGTTTGGACATGGCAAGGAATTCAGAATTATATACTGGCTGAGGATGAGGATAATTTGTAAACATATCATGGAACAGAAGAGTACAGATAGTTGGTGTTTGCCAATCACTTTGGAGACATAGGAAGCGGGGAAGGAAAGATCAGAGATAAGAGTGAACCAACGGTTGGACACGGACTTGCACTGGAGAACGGATTTACAAGGAAGTCGACAACAGATTTCAACCAATAAACGGTCTTGGAGATCATCAATTCTTCTCATGGCTCCGCACAGACTTGGAGACAACTCATTCTCAttgttatgtatttatatagaGCTGGGTAGGGTTTATTCGTAGATGGcagagaagaggaaggaaagaGACTTGCATCACAAGAAAGGAAATGATCAACTGTATAGGAAATAATCAAATCCTAAACAAGAGTCTAGGTAACGAAAGCGACTCTCCATTAATTCCTTGGTAAGCACGGCGAACACGATGCCATGTGTTAATCTTATTCTACATAATATTGTGTTATTTGACCGAGATACCATTGTGACGATGTTCTAATCGATCTAAGTCTTTCTCCTAGGTAACAGTATGAAATCAATTGGAAAGTCGGATAATCCTAATTTCCTAAACCTATATGGCATATTTACTTAGGATTAATGTTCCACTCAAATTATAAAACGAAGATTggctttttatttgtaaatccTAGAAGTGAGACATGTAAACCCTATTGTCAACTCTTAAAACTCAAGGAATCATACACCACATAGCTTGTGTTCAGGGACCATAAGAATCTCTCGTTTACTTAATATAATGGGACtcctaagggctggtttggtattgttgtgctttgaaaaaaagctgcttctgctgtgctgtgagaataagcagctgtgaaacaaagcagcagagtgtttggtaaacttttttgtaaaagtgcttttgaaaaaaaaaaaaaaaagcagtattagagtgtttggtaaacttgtatgtaaaacagatgtgaaaaaaaagccggtttttcaaagctaggttttgcagcttcttgtttttggcttttttttcatccaaaactgtgaaaaaaaactgaagctgagtgtttaccaaacacaaaaacagctcccagctttttttgatagcagcttttttcagaatcacctcagtaccaaaccaggtctaagttACCCGATTCTTGCCTTTGTGTTTTACTCTAGTTACGATTTTAGCATATTCGGTAGCTGCAGaatgaaaaggaaagaaaaaatgcAGAGAAACAAAGCCAGGCTTGTGAGGCGGGCAGCTGCTACTTGAGTATTTATGCAAAATACATTATCCATGCGTACATTCAGAAATAAAGTTTACACGAACAAGGACATTGTAAAACAATGCCATAAAAaacttgagaaaaaaaaagtgactcTGCATTTCTTGAAAACGAAGACAGAAAAAAATGACCGGAAATCTAAGAGGAAGATGGAGGCCGGAGGAGACCCAATCATAGCTCGTCCTGCAACCGCAGACCAATCCGTAAATAAATTTGTACAGGTGCAATAAAATCTTGAGTTTATTTATAGAGAGATACATAGAGGGCATGAATATTGGTGCTTACATGATCATAGTGATCCCAATTACGGTGCTGCAAAATAAAACGCCCAAAGTTAGAAGTAGGCAAGAAAAACATTCAAGTTGCAACTTAATCACTGAGACTAGGTCAACTGATTGCAACGATATGTTCAATTATTGGATCACAGGGAGGGGGGATTCAAACTTGAGGCCTCTTTCAACATTAGGAAGAGAATATCATGACACAGAGAACTAACTGGTTAGGCATGACAGGATTTGGATGCCTCTAATTGCAAATGTGATCATAGAAAAATTTATACTGGATGGAAGTTGtaaacaaattatttaaaagaaTCATACACACCCTTCGGTATCTGTCTCTATGTCTGTCTCGGTGACCTCGATCATaacccctctctcttctcctcctTTCTCCCTCTTCTCTTGCTCTTTGAGCCTCCTGCACGATCAGAGCTCAAAATACTTATGAATGGAATTCAACTAACCCTGACAAGAAATTCTAAAAACCATTTCTTTCGGCCACAAACCTCTTCCTCCTGTGCTTTCCTCCTTTTTTCTGCTTCTTCAAAGGCATCCTTTTCAGCCTGAAACGCCATAAGAGAAATGCATATGATAAATTATTTGCCAAAGAACTGGAAAATACTAGTAACGGTCAAAAGAGGCTTACCTCTCTATTGGCGAAGACTTCCTTGACCACTTGTTTTGCATAATCAGGATCATCACAAATTAAAATGTTGTCGAAAACTGAACCAGCCTTTACCTGCATCGCATTGTTTCACCTCCATGAACATAATGAACGAATGACCATACGATCCTCTAGCAAATGGAAAATGTCCTACCTGCCAAACTTCGACACCAACATAATTAATTGGCTTAAGCACATAGAGATTAGGATCATCTTCAAACTCTGCATAGGAGAACAAAAAGGAATGGCTCTTGTAATTATGCATATCAATACAGACAGATAAATTATTTAGTCATCTATTTAAACTTACCTGGATTATCAATCCAAGGAATCTTCCACTTCCCTTTGTAATTTGGGTTCTTGATTTTCTGAAATATCAGAAGAAATCAAGTTATTTGATATTGCGAAAAAGAATTGACCTCCGGTTTTATCTGGTACCTCACAAAAGCTTAATCAACCTACAGTACCGACCTTGGGTCTCCATGGTCCTTTATAAGCTGGATTTGGTATCTTTGGAGCTTTCCACAGACCGTTCTCTTCATCATCCCATTCTTCGGGCTAATTAGAAGACGGGAAAATACAAAACTGCTTGATTAAATTTCATATCTTGCCATATGAATGCATCAAACCACAAGAGGGAAACACTAAATCAAACTAAAAAGGGGAAGCTAATATTTTAGATTACAAAGAAGGGTATAATAGTAGTCCAAATCAAAAAACCAAACAGATGTCGTATATAGTACAGCTCCGTAAGTAATCAACTAACCTTCTTTGCTTTTGGATCCGGAATTTCTCTCGGAATTGAATCATAACCCTGCAATACAAAGATATGCGTCAATAGTAGCACATAATACATCCAATGAACAGATATGTCTCAGAGACAAGCATTAGGCAGAGGGGGCAAAGTTCCCATACCTCAGGTTTGATGTGATTGGGATCATCAATGTATTCTCTAAGATCCCAGTCAGCCGGCTATGATGGACAAAAAATGATACTTTTAAGTTAATTATGAAAAATTACAAAGACTAAAATTTTATAACTTAATTCTTCTACGAAATGGTTGCTCACAGGATTTCCTGGGTTTTGAAAACATTATCTTATAGTAAGAATTCCTTTCGGAATAAACATGTTTATCTACCTTCTTTGCAGTAACATCTTTTATCTTTCTTGGAGGCAGAATATCCCAATCTGTGTACATACTTCCAGAATCCTTTTCACGGTTGTCTATTAGGACACTATAAGTTGCATCAGGTCGCAGAATGAACGTGTAGAAATGAGTCAACTTGTCAGTTTCACACTGTAAATCCTTCTTGATGGGGTAATTCTGGCCTTGGTAGGAGACTATGACatggagcttctttgtgtccgTGCCGCAAATATCGGGACCAAACATTAAACTACAAAAATAAAGTCCGGCAAACATTCAGAATTTGGAAAAGAGAGGAAGGAAGAACATCATATAAACAGGCAATCCGGGCTCTTATATGTCGGCAATTTCCATGGTATCAGATACCAATGAAAATTCCCTGTATAAAGTATGAACTATACAACGAAATTTGGGGAACCTCATCGTGGCATTTCAGTCCCCTAAATTTTAAAAAGGTGCCCTTTGATTAAGACACGAGTTTCAAATTGCTACAGTAACATGATCCTGTTTCATGCAACTGACTACCAAGTGTTGTGGAATGGGATGTGGTTGATTAACTAAAAAGAATTTCTCCCCACACAACCTGGGCACCATTCATGTATGGTATATATACACTGGCAAGTCGATATGGCTGCATTTGACTAATACGAAACTCTCATCATATGAAAAACTACAGCTAAACAAAATGTGCATGTACGAAGTCCTTTTCTACAACATTGTGTTCCTAAGAAGGGACTAGGTCATACGAACGTGCCTAGAAACATTTCATCCCGTGACGTGGAGAATGGAGAATTCTAACCTGTATGGAGTGTCCCCGCTGAATTTCTTCTGATTAACAAATCCAGAGATAAGCTTTATGTAACCGCCACCACATTCAATTTCCTGCTCAAACTTGATCGAGTACTGGAGGACCAACGTCCTGTTCCTGTTGCTGAACTCCGGTATCTTTGCAGATATGGCAAAATGCTTGGCATCATTAGATGTCTGAATTCCTGCAAGATTTCGTATGCCATCATAAATCAACACCACAGGTTTAACCACCTTGACTGTTAAGTAAGTTATTACCAGCTTACGGCGCCCCAGTATCACAGTTTAATAGATAAAAATATAAGATAATAATTAATAAGAAACTAGCAGTGATTAATCAATAAAGGGTAATCAGAAGATACCTCTATCATCGTGGTCACCGGACCACTTTCCGGCTGTGTGTTTAAAGGAACCTGCTTTACCTTCACTGCTTTTCCAGGCAGACGTCACCCAACGGCTTCGCCATTCGTCGTCTGATCCACAACAAATCAAGATTAACTGATTGATTTTCCGGTGGAATGAAAGATCAATTCTTGGTGTGTCTTGTTACTTTTTTACACATGTTCAAGCACACACAGAGTCAAGTCAACTAACTGTACAAAAGTTAGTTATTACAAGCTTAACGCGGCCCAAAAAATTTAGTTATTTTTTCGACGAAAAAGAAAATCATGGATATTTTCTCATAGTCAGAAAGAGAGCTAGTGAAACTGGGAAATGGGAGATGTAAGTGTTGTACagcagacagagagagagagagagagacagatggTTGAGAGTTTAGCATTCAGTTCAGCAGCAACCAGAATAAAGTtagcaaagtgaagaaaaaaacaactaaaatcTCAAGTAGAAACTTATGATTATGTAAAAGTAGATAGATTGAAGCGATAGTTGGAAgtggaagaagaggaagggtgGGTATATACCGTCGAAGCGCTCTTCGAAAATGATCTCTGAAAGTGAGGAATGAAAGCAAAAGGAGAGCAAGGAGAGCGATAATATTAGCAAAACCAGCTGCTTTTGCTGCTTCGCCATGCTTGCACGAGTGCAAAAATTGCAATGCCAAAAGCCAAAAGCAGCTTGGGAGAGAGAGcgtttgtgtttttggtttacTTATGGCAGCGGACGCAAAAGCTTTGGCCCAAAGTCTCCCGTGTAATTTCGGCGATGCCCTCCCCTTCTCCTTTCCCTTGGAAAATGGAAGACCGATTGACTTTGTTTATTGTTATTGGTGGAGTCATCGTGTGGGGTACAAGGTTAAAGCACCAACTTGGCCTCCTTCTGCGTCTGCCCCTGCCGTTGTGTTTGGGTCGCAGtcctcctcttctctctctcagaAGGAAGACCTTCTTGgacttttaatgttttgaacCAATCAGAGAAGAACGAGACGTTGCAGCACCCAATCAAAATTCTTAGAATTTAAATCTTGCTacatcatttgttcaaaaaaattctTACTACatcataattattattattgttgttggtagttattattattgttattattttgttgtcgTGGTTGTTGTATGCATGAGAAATCCTCCTTGGTGCGGTCATTCGCCTGCACAAttacaaattatattttataggtATTACTCATTTATTATGGGTCCTGCTGCATCAATATGATAATACAAAACTATAATTTACATTAAATTAAGGCTTTTAGCTACACCTCGTGAAACTCTATTTTAATTTCACTTTATCCATGTAACTTAAAAGTCATAAAGTTAAATTTGAATGCAAAAAAGACGAGGACACTCCTCgagccttttttttctttcttttctttttttttttttttttgttaaactccTCTAGCCAACTTAACTAAACACaaatttgaatataaaattAGTCTTTCATTCGTTGCATCTCACTTACGGTTAAGAAATGAGCAACTAGTCTACAActacaacgaggaagataaagCTCTGCAATTACTCATGAGACACGACCATACAAGTTAGAGGAGCAAAAATCTTATATGGCACAAACCAAACCCAAGTATAGTTGCAAAAGTTGTGGAAAAAGAAGGGCATTTAAGCTCCAGATGTAGTACATCCAAATTAATCAGCACAAACACTGAAAGGCAATCCAGCAATATAGTATAAACTAGGTACTCGAGGGTAAAGATCATTTAAGCTCTTTTTCTTTACCAAGCAAGCTGAAACCAAAAGCCACGGCTAATCGTCAACGGCAATGTTTAATAAGCAATAAACTCGATTGTTTGTATTTCAACAAAACATCAATGAAACAATCAAAGAGTTGTTTTCAACACACTTCCCATAAAACTGGAACCGCAACACTCAAGTTTTGAACATACCAAAAACTACTCTCTTTAAACAGCATTCGTAGGAGGAGCAGGAATCCCAAAATGGCACCTTTATAAAAATCCAAAAGTTCTAACAGCTAAACCCTTGCAGGGAAcaggagaaaattaaaaatggagcGTCGTGCCTTTCCCCTACTTTGCCTGAGGGTGAGAAGAAATAAAGTCCACAGCCAGACCGATCGACTTGATCTTGTCAGCTTCATTATCAGGGATCTCAAACCCAAACTCCTCTTCCAGAGCCATCACAATCTCCACAGAATCTAAACTATCTAACCCCAGGTCACTTTCGAAATTAGCATTTGGGGTAACCtaccaaaataagaaaaacaatgCGCAGGAGATCAGATTattgaaatataatgaaaatgcATTAATATAATGGCCTTATAAATGAAATCAGTATGAAATGTGAAAGGACATGAGCACGTTAGAATCTCTGAGGCAAATTGCTCATACGTAAATATTTGAAAAGAGAGAACCTCACTTTTCATTATGATTTAGGTACGAGATGAAACAAACATGTGACAAATGAACATTTGCATATTAAAtattggaaaagaaaaggaacagCAGAGCTTTGACAGTCACAACCACATAAAGATAACACCCATTTCATATTTGAGAATCTCATATCCCAGAACCGGATGTTACTCTCCATTGGAATTTGGGACGTTCACAATATATTGGTTACAACATATAAGCACCAACCCGAGCAAAACAATAAGAAATACAAACAAGAAGGGGCCGCATTGTTATACTTGAGACATTCATCCTATATAGAAACTGATGCAAAAGCAAAATACAGAAATACATTCAAGTCTTTGTGTAAGGTTAAAGAATAAAGACAAAAAAGAATGCTTATGAAATAGCATACATCTAGAACTATTAGTAACAGATGCAAGTATGAGAGCTCACCCCCCATCTTTATCAACAACGTTAATCAATACTGTAACATTAGTGACAGAGTATATGATCTACGCCCTTCACATATCTATCCTCGTTGCACATATCTACTtgtgcatttttgtttcttATAAAAACAAGACAGTGGAAAAACTGAATAATGTAATCGATCAGCCATTGCTGTTGCATTGGAAGAAATGACTTCATCATCAGCCCAAAATTTGTAGAAACCCAAATAGCAATATTTCAATTTACCATCAACATCTACGCATGCAGATGTTCTGTTTGTGGATATGGGTACATTCAATAAGATGCTATGACTGGACAGTGCAAGCAGCAAAAATTTGACATtaccaaaaaccctaattattCAATACAACGGATCTTACAAGTATAAAATCAACTCCTCAAACACAGAATGATCACCtttcacaacaacaaccaaatAACTACTAGTTCAAAATTGCAATTCATTAGAAAAATGGTTCCCACAAACATTCAATTCCATTTTCTGAGAAAATCGGCTGCTTTTGTCTCGGttatagatagatagatatacCTTGGAAGGATCGACCTTCTGGAAGTTCTTGACGACGGAGACGACCCGATCGGTGACCTCAGATTTGTCGAGGAAGGTGCCCCTGACCTCCTCGGAGAAGAGACGGCGTCGGATTGCGGCAAAGggggagaggaagagagggGCGGTGG from Pyrus communis chromosome 17, drPyrComm1.1, whole genome shotgun sequence includes the following:
- the LOC137723099 gene encoding calreticulin-3-like, whose protein sequence is MAKQQKQLVLLILSLSLLSFCFHSSLSEIIFEERFDDDEWRSRWVTSAWKSSEGKAGSFKHTAGKWSGDHDDRGIQTSNDAKHFAISAKIPEFSNRNRTLVLQYSIKFEQEIECGGGYIKLISGFVNQKKFSGDTPYSLMFGPDICGTDTKKLHVIVSYQGQNYPIKKDLQCETDKLTHFYTFILRPDATYSVLIDNREKDSGSMYTDWDILPPRKIKDVTAKKPADWDLREYIDDPNHIKPEGYDSIPREIPDPKAKKPEEWDDEENGLWKAPKIPNPAYKGPWRPKKIKNPNYKGKWKIPWIDNPEFEDDPNLYVLKPINYVGVEVWQVKAGSVFDNILICDDPDYAKQVVKEVFANREAEKDAFEEAEKRRKAQEEEEAQRAREEGERRRRERGYDRGHRDRHRDRYRRHRNWDHYDHDEL
- the LOC137722862 gene encoding acyl carrier protein 2, mitochondrial-like, with the protein product MAASARNVLLKHLRLQVQAVPSNPSSTAPLFLSPFAAIRRRLFSEEVRGTFLDKSEVTDRVVSVVKNFQKVDPSKVTPNANFESDLGLDSLDSVEIVMALEEEFGFEIPDNEADKIKSIGLAVDFISSHPQAK